The following is a genomic window from uncultured Hyphomonas sp..
ATGGCAAGGCTGCAGGGCGAACTGGAACCGGCGACGGATGCGCTGGTGAAGGAAGGCCTTGCCGTTCAGGGCCGCGAACTGCCGGCCGCATAAAGGATTTCCCGGATATGGCGTCTCCCTCCACATCGAAAAAGCGTTCGCGCCTCGGCCTGTTCCTGCCGTTCGTGCTGTTATTGCTCGCGGTCGGCGCGTGGTCTGCCTGGTGGCATGTGGCCAGCAGCCGGATCGATCAGGCCGTGGACGAATGGATCGCGCAGCAGGAAGCGAAGGGCGCCGGGTTCACCTATGCCAGCCGCCAGATGGGCGGATACCCGTTCCGCTTCGAGCTTGCGTTCGATCAGCCCGCCTATACCGGCCGGCCGGGGGAAGCCTCATGGGCGGGCGACCGGGCGGAGTTCGTCATGCAGGCCTGGAATTTGACGCACATGATCGGGCGGATGCCGGGCCATCATGTGATCACCGGCGCCGACGGCATCCGCAACAGTGTCGACTTTGACAACAAGGCTGCCTTCAGCCTGACCTGGAACAAGGCGGGGCTGAACCGGTTCGGCTTCCAGTCGGGTGAGGCGCAGGCGCTGGTGGCCGGGCAGGTCTACACGCTCAGCAATCTGTCGCTGAACCTGGCGCCGCGCCCCGAAAGCCCGGACGATCTGATGATCGCGGCGCAATGGGACAAGCTGGCCCTGGACGCTGCACCCGCCGCAGCGCCTTATCTGGGTACGGAACTGGGGCCGTCCCGCCTGATCGGGGAAGTGCGCGGCTTCTTCCCGGCCTATGAGGCTGCTGGCCGTGAAGTGGGCGGTGTCTGGCCAGCGCTGCTGGACGATGGCGGCGAGGTGGAAGTCGCTCAGTTGCTGCTGGACTGGGGGCCGCTGGACCTTGGCGCGCAGGCCAACCTGACGCTGGCGGACGGCCGCTCGAACGGGGCGTTCAAGGTCCGCATCGAGAATGCCGATGAGCTGAAGCAGGCCATGATCGACGCGGGCCGCTGGAGCCAGCAGGAACAGATCATCTTCGGCACGATCGCGCCTGCCTCCCGCGATGGCGGGTTCCTGACGTTGCCGGTGGTGGACGATACGGTGTTCGTCGGCCCTGTGCCGCTGGGCAAGCTGCCCGGCAGCCGGTCGTGACGGCGCCGTCGAGAGAGGCGGTCCAGTCGGCCTGCGAGGCCTTGTCCGATATCGATCCGGCGCTTGCCCGCGCCTATGGTGTCACCGGTGTGCCGGAGTGGCGGACGCATGCGCCGACCTATGCCCTGCTGGCGCGCACGGTGGTCTACCAGCTGGTCTCGACCCGCGCGGCCGATGCGATCTGGGGCAGGGTGGAGGCATTCCTGGGGGAGGTGACGCCGGAACGTGTGCTGGCCTGCGATCAGGAGGCGCTGCGGGCCTGCGGCCTTTCCCGACCCAAGCTTTCCCATATGAACACCATCGCCGCCGCCATCGCAGACGGGGCGCTGGACCTTGCCCGTCTTCAGGTGGCGGACGTTCACGCGGCGCGCGCCGAATTGCTGGCGGTGAAGGGGATTGGTCCGTGGACGGCGGACCTTTACCTGCTCTATGCGGCGGGGAAGATGGATGCCTTCCCGCATGGCGATGCCGCCCTGATGGAGGCGCACAGACGGCTCAGCGGCTATGAAGTGCGCATGGATAACAAGGCCTTTTCCGCGCATGCGGAGCGCTGGCGCCCGCACCGGGGCGTCGCGGCGCACCTGCTCTGGGGCTGGGTAAACGCGGAACGTGCGAAGGCAGGGATTCCGCCCGCCTGACCGGAAAGCGTTGCAAAACGCGGTTCCTGTCATATTCTCTTGATAAGAATCGCCTAGATGATTGGGCGAAACGAAGAGGAGCGTGCGCTTTCAGTCGGTTCAAACAACAGGTTTTCAGTTTCTACAGCATGGAGGGTCTCCATGGCTGAGATTCTTACGGCACCGCCGCACGGGCGGCCCGCACTGGTTCTGAATGCAGACTACAGGCCGCTATCCTACTATCCGCTATCGCTATGGCCATGGCAGGAAGTCGTGAAGGCGGTTTTCCTCGATCGTGTCGATATCGTTGCAGAATACGACTATGTGATCCGCTCACCGAGCACGGCGTTCCGCCTGCCGAGCGTTATCGCGCTGCGCGATTTCATCCGCCAGGACCGCCCTCCGGCCTTCACCCGCTTCAACGTGTTCCTGCGCGACGGTTTCCAGTGTGCCTATTGCGGCGCGCATGACCAGTTGACCTTCGATCATGTGATCCCGCGTTCCAAGGGCGGCCGCACGACCTGGGAAAACATCGTTGCCGCCTGCAGCCCCTGTAATCTGCGCAAAGGCAACAAGCTGATGAACCAGACGGACATGCACCTGCTGCGCCGGCCCTTCCGGCCGAACAATTACCAGCTGCAGGAAACCGGCCGACGCTTCCCGCCCAACCATTTGCACGAGACGTGGATGGACTATCTCTACTGGGATGTTGAGCTGGAGGGGTAGGATGCGCGCCTTCGGCTGGATGCGTATCTCACTGATTGTCGTCGGTTGTGCTCTGATCGCAGGGATATGGGCGGTCCGGAAGCGGGCTGTGGCCGAGGCGGAAGTGGCACAGCTCCGCGACGCCGTCCACAGGATCGAGGCCCGTATTGCGATGCCGCCGGGCGCCGCGCCGCTCAGCGAATACCAGCGCTATTATGCCTGGGATGAGCTGGAAGGCCGCCGGGTCGTTCTGGGGCATTTCCTGCAGGACGATACGCCGGACACCTCACCGGAGGCTGAAGGGGTTGAGGGGCTTGCCGGGTCCTATATCTGGCACGGACGGTTCTTGCCGACGATCGCTGATGGCGGCTGTCGGATGGTGACGGTCTATTTCGACGTCGAAGCGGATGCGTTTATCCTGTTGAAGCGCACCGGTGGCGGGGAGGCTGCGCCGGCGCTTTGCAACGGCTACGCCTGATTAACCATCAGACCGCTGTATTTGTTACATATTCGCACCTGAAATGTCACAAAAACCATATGAAATCAGGCTATCCGCCAACGGATGTCCTCATCGCGCCAGCAGCCCAAGCCGGAATACAAGGCGATTTTCATCTCCGATGTGCATCTCGGCAGTGCCGGGTGCCAGGCAGATGCGCTGTGCGGGTTCCTGAAAACGCATACGTCCGAGCAACTCTACCTCGTCGGTGACATCATCGATGGCTGGCGGATGCGCAAGAAATGGTTCTGGCCGCAATCCCACACGAACGTCATCCGCCGGATCCTGACGGCCGCCAAGCGCGGCACGGAAGTGACCTATATCATCGGCAATCATGACGAGTTCCTGCGGGCCTTCCTCCAGTTCCGGCTGGCCTTTGGCGATATCAGCGTCAAGAACCGCGCCCTGCATGAGGGTGAGGACGGCAAGCGCTATCTCGTCGTGCATGGCGACATGTTCGACGGCATGATGCGGGCGGACCGCAAATGGATCATGCACCTCGGCGACCACGCCTATAACTTCCTGCTGTGGGCGAACACGAAGCTGAACGCCATCCGCCGCCGTCTCGGCATGCCCTACTGGTCGCTGTCGCAGGCGCTGAAGAAGCGCACCAAGCGGGCGCTGAACCATATCCACAATTTCGAGGGCCATGTGGCGGACTATTGCCGCCGCAAAGGCTATGACGGCGCGATCTGCGGCCACATCCACGTTGCCGAAATGCGCGATATCGACGGCATCACCTATATGAATGACGGCGACTGGGTGGAAAGCTGCACAGCGCTTGTCGAGCATCATGACGGCCGCTGGGAAATCCTCCACTTCCAGCCCCATGCCGTGAAGGCCGACGAGCCCGTCGCGAAAGAGGCCCGCATCCGCGCGGTGGCGTAATTGGGTCAACTTCGCCGGCAGCGATTTCCCCGGACTTGAGGGAAAAGTTCCGACCTTTAAGGGAACTAAGAATCGCGCTTTAGTTTCTGCTCCATTGTGCGGTGTGGAGTGTGGGCGTGAACGAAGCGTCGATAAGTAGCATTCTTGCGACGATTGTTACGCTGCTCATCGTTTGGTGGCTCACTGATAGATTCCGTCGCAAAGCAGATTTGTTCTGGTACGTGTTGCCTAGGGCGTCCTTTAATTTTCCAGGGCCCAATGAGAACGATCCACCCCTCCCGATTAACGCCGAGATACTGGTGCTTCAGAATCTCGGACGTGCAACTGCGGAAGGCATTGAGGTCGTGCTGACCCGCAGACCGGAAGATTGGGAAATGCGCATCGTTCCCAACAGAAATGTTCGCACCAGCGTCATTGGGGAAGGTAATTACCTGATTGAGTTTGGAAACTTGGGGCCGCAGGAATTGGCGCAAGTATTAGTGCACTATAATACTGCGGCGCCTGCAATAGTTCAGATTCGTACTAAAGACGGGCTTGTCCTCTCAGGCGCAAATTGGCGCGTCATTCGTCAGGCGCCCAAATGGGTTGAGTGGTCGATCATTTTTCTTGCAGCTGTTGGACTGTTCTTGGTGGTTCTGATGCTCATTTCCTTTGTCCAGGTTGTTGGTCCTTCGATTGCTTCTGCGCTCAGCGGTTTTTGGAAGTCCGTTGTGCCAAAGTAGTCGCGGTTTAAGCTCGCTTGACTTCTCAGCCCCACCCGGCCACGTCACGTCAATGCAATCCTCCCTGAAGGCCATTCTGGGCCCCACCAATACCGGCAAGACGCATTACGCGATTGAACGGATGACCGGCTTTGGCACCGGCATGATCGGCCTGCCGCTGCGCCTGCTGGCGCGGGAGGTGTATGACCGGGTGGTGGAGCGCAAGGGCGAGGCCTCTGCGGCGCTGATCACAGGCGAGGAGCGGATTGTTCCGTCCACGGCGCGGTATTTCATCTGCACGGTCGAGGCGATGCCGGTGGAACTGCGCACCGATTTCGTGGCCATCGACGAAATCCAGCTCGCCCAGGACGAAGACCGCGGCCATATCTTCACAGACCGCATCCTGAATTTGCGTGGCAATCACGAGACGCTGCTGCTCGGCTCCGACACCATGCGCGGCATTCTCGGGGAGCTGAAACTGGGCGCAGGGACGGAGCCGCGCGAGCGCTTCTCCGAGCTTCGCTATATCGGGCATACCAAGATCACCAAGCTGCCGAAGCGCACGGCCATTGTCGGCTTCAGCGCCGAGGAGGTCTACGCCATTGCCGAATTGCTGCGCCGTCAGAAGGGCGGGGCGGCAGTCGTGATGGGCGCGCTCAGCCCCCGCACACGCAATGCGCAGGTCGAGATGTTCCAGTCGGGCGAGGTCGACTACATTGTCGCGACCGACGCGATCGGCATGGGGCTGAACCTCGATGTCGACCGGGTGGTCTTCGCCTCGCGCTCCAAATTCGACGGACGCCGCCACCGGCCGCTCACACTGGCCGAATGCGGACAGATCGCGGGCCGGGCCGGGCGCTTCCGTCAGGACGGTGAGTTCGGTGAAACGGCCGATTGCCCACCTTTCGAGGAGGAGCAATGGCGCGCCATCGAGGCACACCGGTTCGATCCGGTGGACGCGATCCAGTGGCGCAATTCCGATCTCGATTTCTCGTCGCTGAAGACACTGATCCGCAGCCTCGAAAAGCCGTCCGGCAATCCGGTGCTGATCCACACGCCGCACGCGCTGGACGAGTGGGTGCTGCGCCGGATGAGCGAGGATGGCCATATCGGGCCGGACGTGTCCGGTGCGCGGAAAGTACGCCGCCTGTGGGATCTTGCCCGCCTGCCGGACTTCCGCAAGCTTGGCCCGGAAGGCCATGGCCGTCTCGTGCTGGGCCTTGCCGAAACGCTGATCGACCCGGATGCGCGCCTCTCGAATGCGGGCATGGAGCGGCGGCTGGACGATCTGTCCTCCACCGAGGGCGACATCGCAAAATTGCAGCAGCGCCTTGCCAGCATCCGCACATGGACGTATGCGGCCAACCGCCCCGACTGGTTGGAAAACCC
Proteins encoded in this region:
- a CDS encoding DUF2125 domain-containing protein; this translates as MASPSTSKKRSRLGLFLPFVLLLLAVGAWSAWWHVASSRIDQAVDEWIAQQEAKGAGFTYASRQMGGYPFRFELAFDQPAYTGRPGEASWAGDRAEFVMQAWNLTHMIGRMPGHHVITGADGIRNSVDFDNKAAFSLTWNKAGLNRFGFQSGEAQALVAGQVYTLSNLSLNLAPRPESPDDLMIAAQWDKLALDAAPAAAPYLGTELGPSRLIGEVRGFFPAYEAAGREVGGVWPALLDDGGEVEVAQLLLDWGPLDLGAQANLTLADGRSNGAFKVRIENADELKQAMIDAGRWSQQEQIIFGTIAPASRDGGFLTLPVVDDTVFVGPVPLGKLPGSRS
- a CDS encoding DNA-3-methyladenine glycosylase 2 family protein is translated as MTAPSREAVQSACEALSDIDPALARAYGVTGVPEWRTHAPTYALLARTVVYQLVSTRAADAIWGRVEAFLGEVTPERVLACDQEALRACGLSRPKLSHMNTIAAAIADGALDLARLQVADVHAARAELLAVKGIGPWTADLYLLYAAGKMDAFPHGDAALMEAHRRLSGYEVRMDNKAFSAHAERWRPHRGVAAHLLWGWVNAERAKAGIPPA
- a CDS encoding HNH endonuclease, coding for MAEILTAPPHGRPALVLNADYRPLSYYPLSLWPWQEVVKAVFLDRVDIVAEYDYVIRSPSTAFRLPSVIALRDFIRQDRPPAFTRFNVFLRDGFQCAYCGAHDQLTFDHVIPRSKGGRTTWENIVAACSPCNLRKGNKLMNQTDMHLLRRPFRPNNYQLQETGRRFPPNHLHETWMDYLYWDVELEG
- a CDS encoding UDP-2,3-diacylglucosamine diphosphatase gives rise to the protein MSSSRQQPKPEYKAIFISDVHLGSAGCQADALCGFLKTHTSEQLYLVGDIIDGWRMRKKWFWPQSHTNVIRRILTAAKRGTEVTYIIGNHDEFLRAFLQFRLAFGDISVKNRALHEGEDGKRYLVVHGDMFDGMMRADRKWIMHLGDHAYNFLLWANTKLNAIRRRLGMPYWSLSQALKKRTKRALNHIHNFEGHVADYCRRKGYDGAICGHIHVAEMRDIDGITYMNDGDWVESCTALVEHHDGRWEILHFQPHAVKADEPVAKEARIRAVA